One segment of Cololabis saira isolate AMF1-May2022 chromosome 9, fColSai1.1, whole genome shotgun sequence DNA contains the following:
- the bag4 gene encoding BAG family molecular chaperone regulator 4, with protein MQSNLKPGWPSTTPGTNHGNWNNTMDAPQYPGYPSHYWYPQSHSSGHYANTYPAGSNVQPQYSPQVMAGAYPNGHGVYNPTQTQYSASGFHPSNPFYCADPHRPSGSYPNQGCPSEQSGAPPGQPHAQHQHHHYPGPHCQGGPGYPSGPYSHYSEGGHAMPPNPPYPAGQSLHPNPQAETWGHSSPYAPSQQHWQAGQQPPQTHYGNPVRPLHPPAWPGTGSGAPPPYQPKDQHQRAPQLGPKPRPATSPNPPNGKPVEISSPPQIYSRTGRGDPNPSQGEPSAPVQAPATGPIGPLPLSDNPGLAKVQQVLARVHLLQEDVDEFVGKKIDKSYRYLEELLTKELLELDSVETQGQETVRQARKVAVQRIQAILDRLEKKAF; from the exons ATGCAGTCAAACCTGAAGCCCGGCTGGCCCTCCACTACCCCGGGAACTAACCACGGGAACTGGAATAACACTATG GATGCTCCTCAGTATCCAGGTTACCCTTCACATTACTGGTATCCACAGTCTCATTCCTCCGGGCACTATGCAAATACCTATCCTGCTGGATCCAATGTTCAGCCACAATACAGTCCACAG GTGATGGCTGGGGCATATCCAAATGGCCATGGAGTCTACAACCCTACACAAACTCAGTATTCAGCAAGTGGTTTCCACCCATCCAATCCCTTCTACTGTGCAGATCCTCACAGGCCTTCAGGTTCCTACCCTAATCAGGGCTGTCCATCGGAGCAGAGCGGTGCACCACCTGGGCAGCCGCAcgctcagcatcagcatcatcacTATCCTGGTCCACACTGTCAAGGG GGTCCTGGATATCCTTCTGGACCTTACTCACACTACAGTGAAGGTGGACATGCGATGCCTCCAAATCCTCCTTATCCAGCCGGCCAGTCTCTCCATCCCAACCCTCAGGCTGAAACTTGGGGGCATTCCAGTCCATATGCCCCCTCGCAGCAGCACTGGCAAGCAGGCCAGCAACCTCCGCAAACCCATTATGGAAATCCTGTTCGTCCACTACATCCCCCTGCATGGCCAGGAACTGGAAGTGGTGCTCCGCCACCTTATCAACCAAAG GACCAACATCAGCGTGCACCACAGTTGGGACCCAAACCGAGGCCAGCAACTTCCCCAAATCCCCCCAATGGAAAGCCTGTTGAGATAAGTTCACCTCCTCAAATTTACAGCAGGACTGGGAGAGGTGATCCTAATCCATCGCAAGGTGAGCCCTCAGCTCCGGTCCAAGCACCAGCCACAGGTCCGATTGGACCTCTGCCCCTGAGTGATAATCCTGGACTTGCTAAGGTCCAGCAGGTTCTGGCCAGAGTTCACCTGCTCCAGGAAGATGTTGATGAGTTTGTTGGCAAAAAAATAGATAAGAGTTACCGGTATTTGGAGGAACTGCTGACCAAAGAGCTACTCGAGCTGGACTCTGTGGAGACTCAGGGACAGGAAACTGTTCGGCAAGCCCGGAAAGTGGCTGTACAGAGAATCCAGGCCATTCTTGACCGACTGGAGAAGAAAGCTTTCTGA
- the wu:fa19b12 gene encoding uncharacterized protein wu:fa19b12: MAKRRNEHSLQHDSRLKRCCPSLSSVDAQLESVSAAAGALPSILALLGGRPRKRPYYFDGVEGESAPYLKTALCYSKNHAANVLTEPMSGSVQGRRSSHPAITRKKRLRDDCVASDAIAPALNKKTEADEHKEDCTYNSFQYWRVPLPELDLSLLEDSSDHSQTKGNATVCDSSSVAMET; this comes from the exons ATGGCCAAGAGACGCAATGAGCACAGTCTCCAGCACGACTCTCGCCTGAAGAGATGCTGCCCGTCCCTCAGCAGCGTTGATGCGCAGCTGGAGAGCGTGTCTGCAGCCGCCGGGGCTCTGCCGTCCATCCTGGCGCTGTTGGGGGGACGGCCAAGGAAGAGGCCGTACTATTTCGACGGCGTTGAAGGGGAATCCGCGCCCTATCTTAAAACAGCACTCTGCTACTCCAAAAATCACGCTGCCAATGTTTTGACGGAGCCGATGTCTGGAAGTGTGCAGGGCCGTCGCAGCTCCCATCCAGCAATCACACGCAAGAAACGACTTCGGGATGACTGCGTTGCCTCAGATGCGATCGCCCCTGCCCTTAACAAGAAA ACAGAAGCAGATGAACACAAAGAAGACTGCACGTATAACTCCTTCCAGTATTGGAGGGTCCCTTTACCTGAGCTTGACCTTTCACTGCTAGAAGATAGCAGTGACCATTCCCAGACTAAAGGAAACGCAACAGTCTGTGACTCTTCTTCAGTGGCAATGGAGACCTAA
- the LOC133451613 gene encoding dual specificity protein phosphatase 26-like, translated as MSYMSKLPASWKDELPPRKVEIDLTSPGLAVFELERLLFTGKALISHADEVWPRLYIGDQYSAENLADLSMHRFSHILNAAHSKRRGQPDIYGGMNISYMGIEGRDSCDYDMSFNFQAAVDFIHSALSRGGKVLVHCQVGVSRSATLVLAYLMLKQGLTLVEAICAVKDKRGVIPNRGFLRQLIKLDVKLFGKHH; from the exons atgtcatacatgtccaaacttcctgcttcctggaaagATGAACTGCCACCTCGAAAAGTGGAAATTGACCTGACTTCACCAGGATTAGCTGTGTTTGAGCTGGAACGACTGTTATTTACAGGAAAAGCCCTCATCAGCCATGCAGATGAAGTGTGGCCTAGACTTTACATCGGTGACCA ATACAGTGCAGAGAACCTGGCTGACCTATCCATGCATAGATTTTCTCACATCCTGAATGCAGCTCACAGTAAACGAAGAGGACAGCCAGATATCTATGGGGGAATGAACATCTCCTACATGGGGATAGAGGGCCGTGACTCCTGTGACTATGACATGAGCTTCAACTTCCAGGCGGCAGTAGACTTTATCCACAGCGCATTAAGCAGAGGAG GCAAAGTTTTAGTGCATTGTCAGGTTGGAGTTAGCCGTTCTGCCACCCTGGTCCTGGCTTACCTGATGCTGAAGCAAGGCCTGACGCTTGTGGAGGCTATTTGTGCAGTGAAAGACAAGCGTGGCGTGATCCCAAATCGGGGTTTTCTTCGACAGCTCATCAAACTTGATGTGAAGCTCTTTGGCAAACACCACTGA
- the LOC133451001 gene encoding serine protease inhibitor 2.1-like: protein MMRAAQVFWILSAVVYVGTGHPHKRQAEQDTAVDGSDNSVSLVTSANKEFAFRFYRKLAAQSDYQGKNIFYSPSSVSVALAALSVGARGETHRQLFRGLGFSSPQVTQAHVDQAFRMILANKTSREDIKEGTAVFVQNLFKPHPEFLDVLKESYLADGFTVDFTQSADSANTINKYVADKTNGKIDKLVESLDPSTIMYLLSYIYYKGTWATPFNPKLTRDDMFNVEETNQVPVKMMNMEDDFDTYYDQAINTSVLHLPFNSSYSMLLMLPDDMATLEDAISPAHVTKWLKWMKSRRHDIYVPKFSIKTSYKLNNVLTEMGMTDMFGPQADLSGIKEGQRLAVSEVVHQATLDVDESGATAAAATGIGITLLSFRHIPVLKFDRPFMVIITERNTENMLFMGKIVNPNI, encoded by the exons ATGATGCGTGCAGCCCAGGTTTTCTGGATCTTATCAGCGGTGGTCTATGTGGGTACTGGTCACCCCCACAAAAGGCAAGCCGAGCAAGACACTGCTGTGGACGGGAGCGACAACAGCGTCTCCCTGGTGACCTCAGCAAACAAGGAGTTTGCGTTCCGTTTCTACAGGAAATTAGCAGCTCAATCTGACTACCAGGGCAAAAACATCTTTTATTCCCCGTCCAGTGTGTCTGTCGCCTTGGCTGCTTTGTCTGTAGGGGCACGGGGGGAGACCCACCGGCAGCTTTTCCGTGGTCTAGGTTTCAGCAGTCCACAGGTGACTCAAGCCCATGTAGACCAGGCCTTCCGCATGATCCTCGCAAACAAGACTTCTCGTGAGGACATCAAAGAAGGCACCGCTGTGTTTGTGCAGAACCTCTTCAAGCCCCATCCTGAGTTCCTGGATGTCTTGAAGGAGTCTTATTTGGCAGATGGTTTCACTGTTGACTTCACCCAAAGCGCAGATAGTGCCAATACTATCAATAAGTATGTTGCAGATAAGACCAACGGGAAGATAGACAAGCTGGTCGAAAGCCTGGATCCAAGCACTATCATGTATCTCCTCAGCTACATCTACTACAAAG GAACGTGGGCAACACCATTTAATCCTAAATTGACCAGGGATGACATGTTCAATGTAGAAGAGACCAACCAG GTTCCAGTCAAGATGATGAATATGGAAGATGATTTTGATACCTACTATGACCAGGCCATTAACACGTCGGTCCTCCACCTCCCCTTCAATAGCTCCTATTCCATGCTGCTCATGTTGCCTGATGACATGGCAACGCTCGAGGACGCCATCAGCCCAGCCCATGTCACTAAATGGCTGAAGTGGATGAAGTCCAG GAGACATGACATATATGTTCCAAAGTTTTCCATCAAGACTTCCTACAAGCTGAACAATGTGTTGACTGAAATGGGAATGACAGATATGTTTGGTCCTCAAGCAGACCTGAGTGGCATTAAGGAGGGACAAAGATTAGCTGTTTCAGAG GTTGTGCACCAGGCTACCTTGGATGTTGATGAGTCTGGAGCCACTGCTGCAGCTGCTACAGGCATTGGTATCACTCTTCTGTCCTTCCGGCATATCCCTGTCCTGAAGTTCGATCGCCCTTTTATGGTGATCATCACTGAGCGCAACACAGAAAACATGCTCTTCATGGGCAAGATTGTGAACCCCAATATCTGA
- the carnmt1 gene encoding carnosine N-methyltransferase: MAETTGEEAQGGFYFQKERIKYTPEEEAKLEKQHFWRIVDAFRFYRAHLQEQVKRAERQFRSLPQAHQDLVPGVLSNLARISRCAEHNQEVLQAIIHNSLHMFENMEYGEQPEDPRTGHPSSTFDMDKLKSTIKQFVRDWSEVGQTERDSCYRPIVLEIQRLFPSDQYDVSKVSVLVPGAGLGRLAWEIAQLGYTCQGNEWSFFMLFSSNFVLNRCEKVNALSLYPWIHHFSNNKKSADQTRMIRFPDVNPQSLPLNSDFSMVAGDFVEVYTDPESWSCVATCFFIDTAHNVLEYLDTIWKILKPGGVWVNLGPLLYHFENMANELSIELSYEDIRTAMVRKGFFIEMEKQSVQTTYTENDRSMLRYVYDCVFFVARKPAKQHFNRHGEDQWQSSPPAAKSPRQEASERLT; the protein is encoded by the exons ATGGCTGAAACAACAGGAGAGGAGGCGCAGGGAGGATTTTATttccagaaagaaagaataaaatacaCCCCGGAGGAAGAGGCCAAGCTGGAAAAGCAGCATTTCTGGAGAATAGTTGATGCTTTTAGGTTTTACAG GGCCCATCTCCAGGAGCAGGTCAAGCGGGCAGAGCGTCAGTTTCGCAGCCTTCCACAAGCCCACCAGGACCTGGTGCCGGGGGTTCTGTCTAACCTGGCCCGGATCAGCCGCTGCGCTGAACACAACCAGGAGGTTCTGCAGGCCATCATTCACAACAGCCTGCACATGTTTGAAAACATGGAGTATGGCGAGCAG CCTGAGGATCCAAGGACGGGGCATCCATCCTCTACATTTGACATGGACAAACTCAAGTCGACCATAAAGCAGTTTGTTAGAGACTGGAGCGAAGTGGGCCAGACTGAAAGAGACTCCTGCTACAGACCCATCGTCCTAGAGATCCAGAGACTCTTCCCAAGTGATCAATA TGATGTGTCTAAGGTGAGCGTGCTGGTACCGGGTGCTGGGCTTGGTCGGCTCGCCTGGGAGATAGCTCAGCTAGGTTACACGTGTCAGGGCAACGAATGGAGCTTCTTCATGCTTTTCTCATCAAACTTTGTCCTTAATAG GTGTGAAAAGGTGAACGCTCTGAGCCTGTACCCCTGGATCCACCATTTCAGCAACAACAAGAAATCTGCAGATCAGACACGGATGATACGATTCCCTGATGTTAATCCGCAGAGCCTGCCACTAAATTCGGACTTTTCTATGGTAGCAGGGGATTTTGTGGAGGTTTAcactgatccag AGTCTTGGAGCTGTGTGGCAACATGCTTCTTTATTGACACAGCTCACAATGTCTTGGAGTATCTGGACACAATCTGGAAGATTCTTAAGCCAGGAGGAGTATGGGTCAACCTGg GCCCACTGCTGTATCACTTTGAGAACATGGCCAACGAGCTCTCCATTGAACTCAGCTATGAAGACATTAGGACAGCAATGGTGAGGAAAGGCTTCTTCATTGAG ATGGAAAAACAGTCTGTACAGACCACCTACACAGAGAATGACCGTTCTATGCTGAGATACGTTTATGACTGTGTCTTCTTTGTCGCGCGCAAACCTGCAAAGCAACACTTTAATAGACATGGCGAGGACCAATGGCAAAGCTCTCCACCAGCCGCCAAGTCACCACGACAAGAAGCCTCCGAGAGACTAACGTGA
- the lsm1 gene encoding U6 snRNA-associated Sm-like protein LSm1, whose product MNYVPGTASLIDDIDKKHLVLLRDGRTLIGFLRSIDQFANLVFHQTVERIHVGKKFGDIPRGIFIVRGENVVLLGEIDVDKPCDTVLQQVSIEEILEEQRLQQQAKQETEKVKMQVLKDRGLSIPKADNLDEY is encoded by the exons ATGAACTACGTACCAGGCACGGCCAGCCTCATTGACGACATCGACA AAAAGCACCTCGTTCTGCTCAGAGATGGCAGGACACTCATTGGTTTCCTCAGAAGCATCGATCAATTTG CCAATTTAGTCTTTCACCAGACAGTCGAGCGCATCCACGTGGGGAAGAAGTTTGGTGACATTCCCAGAGGAATATTCATCGTCAGGGGAGAAAACGTGGTTCTGCTTGGAGAAATA GATGTGGATAAACCCTGCGACACGGTCCTGCAGCAGGTCTCCATCGAAGAGATTCTGGAGGAGCAGCGGTTACAGCAGCAAGCCAAACAAGAGACGGAGAAAGTCAAAATGCAGGTCTTGAAAGACCGAGGCCTTTCCATACCCAAAGCTGATAATTTGGACGAGTACTAA
- the LOC133451612 gene encoding serpin A3-5-like — MMRAAQVFWILSAVVYVGTGHPHKRQAEQDTAVDGSDNSVSLVTSANKEFAFRFYRKLAAQSDSQGKNVFYSPSSVSVALAALSVGARGETHRQLFSGLGFSSPQVTQAHVDQAFRMILANKTSHEDIKEGTAVFVQNLFKPQPEFLDVLKESYLADGFTVDFTQSADSANTINKYVADKTNGKIDKLVDSLDPSTIMYLLSYIYYKGTWATPFNPKLTRDDMFNVEETNQVPVKMMNMEDDFDTYYDQAINTSVLHLPFNTSYSMLLMLPDDMATLEDAISPAHVTKWLNSMKSRKHKIYVPKFSIKTSYKLNNVLTEMGMTDMFGPQADLSGISEGRKVAVSDVVHQATLDVDEAGATAAAATGIGIRLLSIRHVPVLKFDRPFMVIITERNTENMLFMGKIVNPNI; from the exons ATGATGCGTGCAGCCCAGGTTTTCTGGATCTTATCAGCGGTGGTCTACGTGGGTACTGGTCACCCCCACAAAAGGCAAGCCGAGCAAGACACTGCTGTGGACGGGAGCGACAACAGCGTCTCACTGGTGACCTCAGCAAACAAGGAGTTTGCGTTCCGTTTCTACAGGAAATTAGCAGCTCAATCTGACTCCCAGGGCAAAAACGTCTTTTATTCCCCGTCCAGTGTGTCTGTCGCCTTGGCTGCTTTGTCTGTAGGTGCACGGGGGGAGACCCACCGGCAGCTTTTCAGTGGTCTAGGTTTCAGCAGTCCACAGGTGACTCAAGCCCATGTAGACCAGGCCTTCCGCATGATCCTCGCAAACAAGACTTCTCATGAGGACATCAAAGAAGGCACCGCTGTGTTTGTGCAGAACCTCTTCAAGCCCCAGCCTGAGTTCCTGGATGTCTTGAAGGAGTCTTATTTGGCAGATGGTTTCACTGTTGACTTCACCCAAAGTGCAGATAGTGCCAATACTATCAATAAGTATGTTGCAGATAAGACCAACGGGAAGATAGACAAGCTGGTCGACAGCCTGGATCCAAGCACTATCATGTATCTCCTCAGCTACATCTACTACAAAG GAACGTGGGCAACACCATTTAATCCTAAATTGACCAGGGATGACATGTTCAATGTAGAAGAGACCAACCAG GTTCCAGTCAAGATGATGAATATGGAAGATGATTTTGATACCTACTATGACCAGGCCATTAACACGTCGGTCCTCCACCTCCCCTTCAATACCTCCTATTCCATGCTGCTCATGTTGCCTGATGACATGGCAACGCTCGAGGACGCCATCAGCCCAGCCCATGTCACTAAATGGCTGAACTCGATGAAGTCCAG GAAACATAAAATATATGTTCCAAAGTTTTCCATCAAGACTTCCTACAAGCTGAACAACGTGTTGACTGAAATGGGAATGACAGATATGTTTGGTCCTCAAGCAGACCTGAGTGGCATTTCAGAGGGACGAAAAGTGGCTGTTTCTGAT GTTGTGCACCAGGCTACCTTGGATGTTGATGAGGCCGGAGCCACTGCTGCAGCTGCTACAGGCATTGGTATCAGACTACTATCTATCCGCCACGTTCCAGTCTTGAAGTTCGATCGTCCTTTTATGGTGATCATCACTGAGCGCAACACAGAAAACATGCTCTTCATGGGCAAGATTGTGAACCCCAATATCTGA